TCTATAGTaggtgtgtgtctatatataatCCTTGTATAGATACATTTTGTTTTTTAGAAGAAGATAATGGAGGTTCTTCATTTCTCTCTCGAATTCCCTCTCTGAAACTCCTCTCGTCTTCTTCCTCAAACATCCTCACTGCTGAAGCTTCCAGTTATGGATGTTATCAGCTTTCAGATTAAATTTTGGTCTAATATAACTAAACATATTCTATTTTTTTCCCCTTTGAAGCTCCAACTTGAAGGTAATTTAGACCATACAACAATTTGGGAGtaagtttgaacaatttttcgAAATATTTGAACTTATGGAGTCCATTCGTTTTACATTgaatattaataataaaatcaaatacaaaatgATTTACTGAATTGACAACGGAAAACAAAATTGAACAATTGCAAGGGAAATTTTGTTCCttttcaaagaaaaaatagagtgggagagagagaaattatttttcttcccACTTTCTCCTTGGCTTCCACTTCCGCGTGTTTTCCTCTAAAACTCACAACTCGGTTTGACTAAATTCCACCATGTGAAAAGCTTGCACCAAAATGAAAACCCCACTTACATTATTATAAGGAGAGGAGCACAAAAAAGGTGAGAGCAACCGTACTAGTCATTTGAAGGAAATCAAAAACGTGTGGACGGTCACTCACAATTTTTAATAACTTCTCCCTCTTTCTATATATACCCTTCTCATCTAAATCATTTTGCCCCAAAAAAACCAGTTCCTAAACACTCATTTCTAACTAATAAATCCTCCTTTTTTTCCTCTCTCTCCCccataaattttggaaaaaaagagCAGCACCATTGCAACATAAATTGAAGAGagaactattattattatggcacTAGCTAAAGAAATTATGGGTATTTCCTTAGTGGAGAAATCTTCACTTATTAGCTCATCAAAGGTGTTTTTGAATCCTAATTTCTATCAGAAAGAAAACCAGTTATGTGTCGGCCGACAGTTTCAAGGGAGGAGGAATTTGCGAACAAGGAGAGTACTGAGGCAGAGTACTATGGCGGCTATAAGTGAAAATTTGATCAAAGTGGTACCTGAAAAGGCAGTGAAATTCAAAGTAAGAGCTGTAGTTACAGTGAGGAACAAAAACAAGGAAGATCTTAAAGAAACAATTGTTAAGCATTTGGATGCTTTCACTGACAGATTTGGAAGGAATGTTGCCTTAGAACTCATTAGCACTGACATCGACCCAAGTAAGTCTCACACTTCCAATGACCCGTTCAAAGGTTTGTTATTAAAATTTGGCTTTTGTCCGGTGAATAATGTTTTGAACTGATTCTAtttcattttaatatatataGATACAAAAGGGCCGAAGAAGAGCAATCAGGCAGTGTTAAAGGATTGGTCTAAGAAATCGAACTTGAAAACAGAAAGAGTAAATTACACAGCTGAATTTGTGGTGGATTCGAATTTTGGGACCCCCGGTGCGATAACAGTGACTAACAAGCACCAACAAGAGTTCTTTCTAGAGAGTATTACTATTGAAGGATTTGCATGTGGAGCAGTTCATTTCCCCTGTAATTCGTGGGTTCAGTCCAAAAAAGATCATCCTGGAAAAAGGATATTCTTCTCTAATCAGGtaagaagaaataaaatttctttctttttattgcCATTAATATGTTAATCATCTGATATGAATTATGATTAGTTGCTAACATGATAAGGTGAAGTAGCACGAGTAAATTTCAAATTTGATTATCCCATATgaatttttttctactttttttaattcaactctttttgttGATATAAAATATTTCCGTGGTATTCACGACTGAACGTGTGGAGAGTAGTCTTAGGTTGAATTTCATAAGTAAGCGACTACCGTTGTTGAATGGATCAAGAGGAATTTCAAAAGATAAGAATTTACAACAAAATAGGAAACTATCAACTTTATGATGACCACTTTCGTAGAAGAAACTGATTATTCTAATCTGAATATTTTTCATAAGATTCGGTTAGATAGTTTAATCATCAAAAGGAGCAAAAGAGAATATtgggaaaataaaaaagaagaaacaatAGGTATACTtaaaaaaagggaatacaatcAGGAGTTGTTCTATATTTTAACACCAGCCATAGCCTATCGGCAAAGCCACCcgcaaaagaaattaaaaaaacaatGTAAACGTGTGTATAAAGTAACATAAATGATGCTACTCTCCCCTCTCTCTCTTTCATTTTGTGTCTTATTTTGATTGCTTatgaaatttaagaatataaagaGAAATTTTGAATCCGGTGATTTTAAACAACAGTATCTTTGAATCTTGTGGTCGTTGTAAAAATACTTACGACGACAGAATTTATAGCCCTTCGTTAAAAAGTGGTAGTTAAAAGTCAGTTTTCTATACTGTAtgtgtttcaatttatgtgaacctatttccttttttataagtccgtgcaaaaaagaatgaccattttcttttttggaaataatttctctttatgcaataattaatagtcaaacaaaatatatatgtctcattttacaccacaagttcaaaagtctctcttttcttaaatttcgtacccaatcaaataagttcacataaattgaaacggagggagtagtaataAATATTATCCTTACTAACAAAGTTTCTCCAAATTATTGAGCAGCCATATCTACCCAATGAGACGCCTGCGGGACTCAAATCAATAAGAGAGAGGGAGTTAAGAGATCTAAGAGGCGATGGAACAGGCATCAGAAAATTGTCTGATAGAGTatatgattatgacatatacaaTGATCTTGGCAATCCTGATAAGGGCATTGATTTTGCTCGTCCTAAACTTGGAGGATCCAATAACGTTCCTTACCCAAGACGTTGTCGCACTGGTCGTGTTCCTACAGACACTGGTCAGTTACTTTCTTTATACTGTCATTGTATGCAAGTTAAGTCTGTACTTCGAGTTTACCTTTATTCACTTAGCTTATCTTTGGTGTTTTTGATTATAGATATGAGTGCGGAGAGCCGTGTGGAGAAGCCAAAACCATTGTATGTTCCAAGAGATGAACAATTTGAGGAGTCTAAGATGAATGCTTTCACAACTGGAAGGCTTAAAGCAGTGCTCCATAATTTAATTCCATCGTTAATGGCTAGCATCTCAACGAATAATCACGATTTCAAGGGATTCTCAGACATTGATAGTCTTTATAGTAAAGGGCTACTTCTGAAGCTTGGTCTTCAAGATGAAATGTTAAAAAAGCTTCCATTGCCTAAAGTCGTTAGCAGTATCCAAGAAGGGGATCTGCTCAAATATGACACGCCAAAGATACTCTCAAGTAATTACTCTTTACACTGTCAGTGTATCTATATAAGTTTAATTCTATGGTTGCTATAAAACTCAATGTGCATTCTTTTAGCTAGTGATGCCAAAATATATTAACCAATGTGAATATTCTGTATATTGCAGAGGACAGATTTGCTTGGTTACGAGACGATGAATTTGCTAGACAAGCAATAGCAGGAGTCAATCCAGTGAACATCGAAAGACTTAAGGTTTTCCCACCAGTAAGCAAGCTTGATCCTGAGATCTATGGCACTCAAGAATCCGCTCTCAAAGAGGAGCACATTCTTGGTCATCTCAATGGCATGACTGTTCAAGAGGTAAATATTATTGGTTTTAACTAATACTGATAGTGTAATATAAAAATTGCGACATAATATTTACTAACTGAATATGTTGATTTTCCTGATCTGAACAGGCATTGGATGCAAATAGGCTGTATATAGTGGATTACCACGATGTTTACCTGCCGTTTCTTGATCGGATTAACGCCCTAGATGGCCGCAAAGCATATGCAACACGCACAATTTTTTTCTTGTCTGATTTGGGTACTCTCAAACCCGTTGCCATTGAGCTTAGCCTCCCTCAAACGGGTCCAAGTTCACGGTCCAAACGTGTTGTCACAC
This DNA window, taken from Nicotiana tabacum cultivar K326 chromosome 4, ASM71507v2, whole genome shotgun sequence, encodes the following:
- the LOC107771567 gene encoding linoleate 13S-lipoxygenase 3-1, chloroplastic isoform X1, which produces MALAKEIMGISLVEKSSLISSSKVFLNPNFYQKENQLCVGRQFQGRRNLRTRRVLRQSTMAAISENLIKVVPEKAVKFKVRAVVTVRNKNKEDLKETIVKHLDAFTDRFGRNVALELISTDIDPNTKGPKKSNQAVLKDWSKKSNLKTERVNYTAEFVVDSNFGTPGAITVTNKHQQEFFLESITIEGFACGAVHFPCNSWVQSKKDHPGKRIFFSNQPYLPNETPAGLKSIRERELRDLRGDGTGIRKLSDRVYDYDIYNDLGNPDKGIDFARPKLGGSNNVPYPRRCRTGRVPTDTDMSAESRVEKPKPLYVPRDEQFEESKMNAFTTGRLKAVLHNLIPSLMASISTNNHDFKGFSDIDSLYSKGLLLKLGLQDEMLKKLPLPKVVSSIQEGDLLKYDTPKILSKDRFAWLRDDEFARQAIAGVNPVNIERLKVFPPVSKLDPEIYGTQESALKEEHILGHLNGMTVQEALDANRLYIVDYHDVYLPFLDRINALDGRKAYATRTIFFLSDLGTLKPVAIELSLPQTGPSSRSKRVVTPPVDATGNWMWQLAKAHVCSNDAGVHQLVNHWLRTHACLEPFILAAHRQLSAMHPIYKLLDPHMRYTLEINALARQSLISADGVIEACFTPGRYCMEMSAAAYKNFWRFDLEGLPADLIRRGMAIPDPTQRHGLKLLIEDYPYAADGLMIWAAIEGWVRSYVNHYYPDSAQVCNDRELQAWYAESINVGHADLRNAEWWPTLATPEDLISILTTLIWLASAQHASLNFGQYPYGGYVPNRPPLMRRLIPDENDPEYAVFHADPQKYFFSALPSLLQATKFMAVVDTLSTHSPDEEYIGDRQQPSTWTGDAEIVEAFYDFSSEIRRIEKEIDDRNADTRLRNRCGAGVLPYELLAPSSDPGVTCRGVPNSVSI
- the LOC107771567 gene encoding linoleate 13S-lipoxygenase 3-1, chloroplastic isoform X2, yielding MALAKEIMGISLVEKSSLISSSKVFLNPNFYQKENQLCVGRQFQGRRNLRTRRVLRQSTMAAISENLIKVVPEKAVKFKVRAVVTVRNKNKEDLKETIVKHLDAFTDRFGRNVALELISTDIDPNTKGPKKSNQAVLKDWSKKSNLKTERVNYTAEFVVDSNFGTPGAITVTNKHQQEFFLESITIEGFACGAVHFPCNSWVQSKKDHPGKRIFFSNQPYLPNETPAGLKSIRERELRDLRGDGTGIRKLSDRVYDYDIYNDLGNPDKGIDFARPKLGGSNNVPYPRRCRTGRVPTDTDMSAESRVEKPKPLYVPRDEQFEESKMNAFTTGRLKAVLHNLIPSLMASISTNNHDFKGFSDIDSLYSKGLLLKLGLQDEMLKKLPLPKVVSSIQEGDLLKYDTPKILSKDRFAWLRDDEFARQAIAGVNPVNIERLKVFPPVSKLDPEIYGTQESALKEEHILGHLNGMTVQEALDANRLYIVDYHDVYLPFLDRINALDGRKAYATRTIFFLSDLGTLKPVAIELSLPQTGPSSRSKRVVTPPVDATGNWMWQLAKAHVCSNDAGVHQLVNHWLRTHACLEPFILAAHRQLSAMHPIYKLLDPHMRYTLEINALARQSLISADGVIEACFTPGRYCMEMSAAAYKNFWRFDLEGLPADLIRRGMAIPDPTQRHGLKLLIEDYPYAADGLMIWAAIEGWVRSYVNHYYPDSAQVCNDRELQACSTQFVTSNKVYGRG